The genomic stretch ACATTTTCTCTGGAACTCAAATCCCCAGTCCAATTCCAGCCACCATAGCGCTGTTCGACCAACTGAGCGTTGACGATCGCCTAGCGTACCTTTGGTATGCTTACACGGAAATGGGTCGGACAATCACCCCCGCAGCTCCAGGCGCGGCTCGTTTACAACTGGCGGAAGGATTGCTCACCCAAATCAAACAAATGTCTCCTGAAGAGCAAACCAAAGTCATGCGCGATCTTGCTAATCGCATTGACACTCCGATCAACCGTTCCTATGGTTTCTTCAGCGTGAATACCAAGCTAGCTTTTTGGTACGAGTTAGGAGAGTTGATGAAACAGGGGATCGTCGCTCCAATTCCAACTGGCTATCAAATGTCTCCTGGTGTCAAAGTCGTCCTAGAAGCAACCCAGAAACTCGATCCAGGTCAGCAGATCACAGTTCTGCGTAACACAGTTGTAGACATGGGATTCGATACATCCGACTTGACTCCCAGCAGTTCTCGAAAGAGTGTAGAACCAGTATTTGAACGCACCGAACCCGTCACCACCAATGTCAAGATTGAAGGCATTGACGAGCCTGCGGTGTTGCAATATGTCGAAGCAATGAACGCAGACAATTTCGCCGCTGCTATTGCTTTGTTTACTGCTGATGGTGCTTTACAACCCCCATTTCAAAAGCCAATTGTCGGTCATGAGGCGATCGCGAAATACATGCGCGAAGAAGCACAAGGGTTAAACATGATGCCGAAACAAGGGATCTGTGAAGTACAACCGGATGGCTCCAAACAAGTAAAAGTCACTGGTGTCGTCCAAACTCCTTGGTTTGGTGTCAACGTTGGGATGAATATTGCTTGGCGGTTTTTGATTAATCCTCAAGGCAAGATTTTCTTCGTAGCAATTGATATGCTTGCTTCTCCCCAAGAGCTACTCAACCTGCGCCGGATGTAAAACGTTCTAGATGAGGGAGTGGTGCTAGTTAGTACTGCTCTTTCAAACCCAATATATCTCGCAAGCGCGGGGAAAAAATTGAGGAGATCCCCCAACCCCCTTAACAAGGGGGCTTTATAGGAGATCCCCCAACCCCCTTAACAAGGGGGCTTTATAGGAGATCCCCCAACCCCCTTAACAAGGGGGCTATTATTTCCCCCCCTTTTGAAGGGGGGTTAGGGGGGATCGAGATCTTCAACTTCCGTGCGTAACTCCTGGCGTATTTTATGAATGCCGATCTATGAATGTTGATACTCTACTAGAGCTTTATACTGCTGGCAAAAGAGATTTTAGCTGTTTTGACTTGCGCAGAGTTGATTTGAGTGAAATCAATTTGAGTGGAGCCATCTTGAGTAGAGCAGAGTTAGCTGGAGCCAACCTGAATGGAGCCAACTTAAAAGGAGTCAAGCTCAGCGAGGCAAACTTATCTGGCGCTACACTCTGGAGAACTGACCTTAGCAATGCGACTTTGTATAAAGCCATCCTGAGTAGAACAATTCTCATTAAAGCCAATTTGAGCAGTGTGGATCTACGTGACACTTTATTAAATAGAGCAGATTTGCGCTTAACGAATTTAACTGGAGCCAATCTCAGTGGTGCTAATCTGACCGGAACAGATTTACGTTACGCGCAATTAAAGTTAGTAGAACTAACTGGGGTAGATCTGAGTCAAGCATGTATAGTTGGAGCATCGCTCCAAGACTCATTATTGTATGATTATGACGAAAATAATTAGCTCTCTACCATCTGAGCAATGAAGCGATCGCTTAAAAGCTAAACTGCGCCCTTAAGTTACCTACATAGATCGTTGGGTTATCGCTAAAGTTATTTGGATTGGCAATCAGATAAAACGCTGGTACTAAAGCTATATTATCTGTGAGTGGAAAATAGTAATTCGCTTCAAACTCGTACTGCACGCCACCATTTCCGCCGCCAGCAACGAGAAAATCGCGCCCGTCCAAGATGGCAAACGGTCTGACATAAGAGATAGTTAACAGCGCCCCCTCCTTACCCAAATCGGGAAAAGCAACACCAGCCTGCATTGCTTGGGCTTCAATTTCTCCATCACCAGGCACTAGATTTGTCTTGGCGTAGGTGTAACGTCCGAATAAACCGATACCTGGAGTGACCAACCAATCGAAGTTAACTCCAAAGGTATTGGCTAAACCAGCATCCAAACCACCATCAGCAACTAGTCCTGTCACAGGGTCGAATACTGCCGAACTGCCGTTATCTGCAATTCCGTAAATTGGCTCTCCCGTCGCTCCGCCAATCACGCCGTTAATGGCTTGAATCCGAGTCCGGTTATATAGAAATCTCAAATTAAAATTTTGGCTGGGCGAGTAAGTGAGTTCAGCCGTTGCCGTATAAGTACCACCAAATAAGCCAAATCTCGGATCGCTAGAGGTGTTGTACCCAGTTGCGATCGTACTAGAGAGAAATTCTGTGTTTTCTCCAAGATAAGCGACTGCAAATTGAAATTGCTCGCTGGGTTTCCAAATTACAGCTGCTCCCGAACCTCGGTCGATCGCATTGACTAGCGTACCGCCATTGGAGTTAAAACTATTCGCACCTGTGAGGATGAAGGTAAAAGCGTTGTAGTCAAAATAACGATACCAATTAATGCGGGGACCAAAAACAATTTCAAGATTGTCTCCCACGGGAAAACTATAAAACAATTCATGAAGGAAGATATCGTTATCTAACCCTTGGATACCCGCAGTTTGATCGAAAAAGGGTACGCCATAGGTATTGTAAAGCCCTGCGGAGGTAAATTGATTGGCGGGAGAATCAGCATTTCCTGCGGCTAGCCTTAGTTTAAGGCTGTCTCTACCGTTAAAGGAAGTATCGAAGTTGAGCCATAGGTGATTGCTAAGAGTGATTTCTGGATCTTCTGTTAGTTCTTGTACGACTGGTCTACCAGTTACTGCATCTCTTCCCCCTCGTCTAGCCACAACACCGCCAAATGCATCTGGGGGAAAGATATCGACTGATTCAAACTGCACGTCGCCATCCGCAAAGGCTCCCGTAACGTGAGACCAAACTAGAGCGTTTAATTTCGTCGTCGTCGAGAATTGATTGGCTTCTAGTTCTGCTGTCGCTGCTTCTAAAGTATCCACACGACCGCGCAAAGCAGACAATTCAGCGGCAAATTCTGTCTGCAATTTTTGCAGTGTATCGGCATCTTCTTTCTTGACGGTATCTGCCGATGCTGTGGCAATAAGTTCGTTAATTCTGTCCAAACAGGCATTCAAACCAGCCGCAAATTCATATCTCGTTAAAGCACGGTTGCCGCGATAGGTGCTGTCTGGATATCCGGCAATACAACCGTAGCGCTCTACCAATGACTGTAACGCTTGAAATGCCCAGTCAGTCGGTTGGACATCTGATAGCTGCGATACAGATGTGACTTGCGCCATCGGGTCACCACTTGCTGCTTCCGGTATCTCGACTCTAGGAATCGTCGCTAGATCGGTTTCAGGTTCTATGGAAGTACGATCGGTTGCGTGACGATCGCGCCTATCAGCTGGTAACAATAATTTAGCTTCGCGAGCGTAATTCGTGCTAGCTAGTGTCTGTTTTGAGCTAACTTCTACCGTGTTAGTCTCCGCACTTGCCCTATAGCTATCAATAGCATGACACGCTAATATTACCGAGGCAAGCGGCAATACTTGCAACAAGAATTTATGCATTTATCCTCACACCCAAACGCACACTTTGATATTCAGAATGCAGGGTTTAGACTAGCAAAACTAGCTTTGATTAAATGTATTTTTATATACAATTGATTTGTGTGTGCTGCGAATTCTACAGCGATTTTCATTCGATTGCAATACGTTATAGGGGCGCACAGTTGTGCGCCCCTACAGTTCATGTATCTCATCCAATTGAAAACTGCTATAAGTCAGGATCTCGATCGCGTAACCAAAAAGCAAGCAAAAAATTTAAGTTTGTCTAACGCTTATATTCATCCATCAGGAAAATTTGAAAATATTGACTTTATACTTAAGTTCTATAATTATTTGCTTGTATAAAAAGCATGTTTCAACTAATTTAAAATTGCCAACATAGGAAAAATATATTTTTCTGAAACAGAGATATTTTCTATATTTTTAAGTTTAGCATTTTGAATCAAACATAAGTTTTATGACTACTAAACTTTTCAATTAAATCTGAGATGGAATGCAGCTGCTTAGCATGAGTAGATTTAAAATAGATAAAAAACTAACCGCACTAGTCAAACTGCCGTGACTCAACACTGGGGAATGCCAAATAATAGCGATCGCCCCATGTCAGACCGCGTGTCAGACCGCATGACAGACCAAGCCACTCACTATACCCTGCTTGGACTGCATCCCTCGGCATCGCCAATCGAAATTCGTCGTGCCTACCGACATCTCAGCAAACTTTATCACCCTGACACAACTGACTTACCTTCAGCAATTGCTACTGTCAAATTTCAGCAGCTCAACGAAGCATATGCCACGCTGAGCAATCCAGAACGGCGGACGAATTACGATATGCATATTGGCTATTCTCGTCTGTATGTCATCCAACCACCTCCAGATTTTCAGCGCGCAGCCTCACGACAAGACGGACGGCGTTCCTCTGCTTACCTCGACCCTACAGATCGTCCCCTGTCATCTGGAGAAGTGTTTGTCTTATTTATTTTGGGATTGACCTTCATAGGTTGTATATTATTGGCGATCGCTATTGCTACGATCCGGGGTGATACCTTGCAAACTCCAGTCCCGCCAGCTCAGTTATCAATTGTCAGTTATCAGTTATCAGTAAAGAGTGGCTAGTGGCTGGTAGCTAGTTAATTCCAACTTACGACTTACGACTTACGACTTATTCATATGTCCTTACCTTCTGCC from Scytonema millei VB511283 encodes the following:
- a CDS encoding orange carotenoid-binding protein; the protein is MTYTIESAQNIFSGTQIPSPIPATIALFDQLSVDDRLAYLWYAYTEMGRTITPAAPGAARLQLAEGLLTQIKQMSPEEQTKVMRDLANRIDTPINRSYGFFSVNTKLAFWYELGELMKQGIVAPIPTGYQMSPGVKVVLEATQKLDPGQQITVLRNTVVDMGFDTSDLTPSSSRKSVEPVFERTEPVTTNVKIEGIDEPAVLQYVEAMNADNFAAAIALFTADGALQPPFQKPIVGHEAIAKYMREEAQGLNMMPKQGICEVQPDGSKQVKVTGVVQTPWFGVNVGMNIAWRFLINPQGKIFFVAIDMLASPQELLNLRRM
- a CDS encoding pentapeptide repeat-containing protein; this encodes MNVDTLLELYTAGKRDFSCFDLRRVDLSEINLSGAILSRAELAGANLNGANLKGVKLSEANLSGATLWRTDLSNATLYKAILSRTILIKANLSSVDLRDTLLNRADLRLTNLTGANLSGANLTGTDLRYAQLKLVELTGVDLSQACIVGASLQDSLLYDYDENN
- a CDS encoding iron uptake porin, translated to MHKFLLQVLPLASVILACHAIDSYRASAETNTVEVSSKQTLASTNYAREAKLLLPADRRDRHATDRTSIEPETDLATIPRVEIPEAASGDPMAQVTSVSQLSDVQPTDWAFQALQSLVERYGCIAGYPDSTYRGNRALTRYEFAAGLNACLDRINELIATASADTVKKEDADTLQKLQTEFAAELSALRGRVDTLEAATAELEANQFSTTTKLNALVWSHVTGAFADGDVQFESVDIFPPDAFGGVVARRGGRDAVTGRPVVQELTEDPEITLSNHLWLNFDTSFNGRDSLKLRLAAGNADSPANQFTSAGLYNTYGVPFFDQTAGIQGLDNDIFLHELFYSFPVGDNLEIVFGPRINWYRYFDYNAFTFILTGANSFNSNGGTLVNAIDRGSGAAVIWKPSEQFQFAVAYLGENTEFLSSTIATGYNTSSDPRFGLFGGTYTATAELTYSPSQNFNLRFLYNRTRIQAINGVIGGATGEPIYGIADNGSSAVFDPVTGLVADGGLDAGLANTFGVNFDWLVTPGIGLFGRYTYAKTNLVPGDGEIEAQAMQAGVAFPDLGKEGALLTISYVRPFAILDGRDFLVAGGGNGGVQYEFEANYYFPLTDNIALVPAFYLIANPNNFSDNPTIYVGNLRAQFSF
- a CDS encoding J domain-containing protein, which gives rise to MSDRVSDRMTDQATHYTLLGLHPSASPIEIRRAYRHLSKLYHPDTTDLPSAIATVKFQQLNEAYATLSNPERRTNYDMHIGYSRLYVIQPPPDFQRAASRQDGRRSSAYLDPTDRPLSSGEVFVLFILGLTFIGCILLAIAIATIRGDTLQTPVPPAQLSIVSYQLSVKSG